TTCTTCCTTGAAGATGGACTCAGAAATTTTCGAGTCGGATTTTAAGAACTGGGAACTCGAACTTCTCGCAAAGGACGGCAAAACAAAAACCATTCTTCTTTCCAATCTGTCTTCGGAGTTTTCGCTTCCGGGTTGGGAGAAGTGGTTCGTGGGAGTGGACATCACTCATACGAAAGAGATCGAAAGAGAATTGAAAGGTTCTCTCAAAGAGCTTTCCGATTTTCAAACCGCGTTGAACGCGGTTTCCATCGTAGCGTTTACGGATCGCGCGGGAACGATCATCTACGTAAACCAAAACTTCTGCAACATCAGCGGTTATTCCAGAGACGAGCTTCTCGGGCAAAATCATAGGATCGTAAACTCGGGTTATCACTCCAAAGAATTCTTTAAGGATTTATGGAAGACGATATCCGGCGGTAAAATTTGGAAGGGGGAAATCAAGAACAAGGCCAAGGACGGAAGATTCTATTGGGTGGATACTACGATCTCTCCGATTCTCGACGACAAAGGAAAACCCTATCAATATCTAGCGATCCGAAACGACATCACCGAACGAAAGGAAACCGAAGAGAAGGCGAGACACGCGGAGAACAATTTAAAAACACTTCAGGATCGGATGAGTCCGCACTTCTTATTCAACACGTTGAGCATCATTCATTCTTATCTTCAGACGAATTCCGAACTTGCGGATTCGGCGATCTTGATGCTCGCGGACAACTATCGTTTTCTTACGGATCAGGCGAACAAACCTCTCGTTCCGTTCGACGTCGAATGGGAGTTTATGGAGAATTATCTCAAACTTCTCAAACTCAGATTTTCGGATTTCATCGACGTCAAAATCGAAAAGGTCGGCAACTTCGGCAAATGTCAACTTCCTCCTTTGACCTTACAACCCATCGTCGAGAATTCTTATCTTCACGGTTTACGAAACAAGAAGGGACGCGGAACGATTCACGTCCAAGCGTTTATCGAAGGAAGCAAAACGCATATTCTCATCCGAGACGACGGAGTCGGTCTTAAATCGGAAACGATTCATTCCCGCACGTTGGCGAACATATCGGATCGTCTTAAATTTTATCTTTACGATTCCGAAGTCAAAATGGAAAATCACCCCGACGGCGGAACGATCGTCACTGTCACTTTTGATAAACCGAACAACGAAAAACTTTCCGATGTGATCGTAGATGGCAAACACGAATAAAGAATGGAGAACCGTAATCGTGGAAGACGAGGCCCCGACTCGGGAGTTGCTCGTAAACTTTTGTCTTTCCCGTCCCGAATTGAAACTGTGTAAGGTCGCAAAGGACGGAGAAGAAGCCTTGGAATATCTTCAATCGGAAACGGTGGATCTCGCTTTTTTCGACATCAATCTTCCTCTTCTTTCCGGTTTGGAAATTTTGGAACGACTTGAGATTTCGCCTTACGTGATTTTTATCACCGCGTTACGGGATAAGGCGATCGACGCGTTCGAATTGGGCGCCATCGACTATTTGCTCAAACCTTTTTCCAAGGAACGTTTTTTCAAAGCGGTGGATCGTGCGATTCAGTTTTTGGAAAAAACCGCGGAGCCCGCGCCGAGAAACGTATTCAACGAACACGGACTTTTTATCCTCGAAAAGGAAAATCATTTTCTCATTCCGTACAAGGACATCAACTACATCTCTTCGAGGGACAATTTCAGTTTGGTTCACACCGACGCGAGAGAATACGTGACTTATAAATCTTTGAAAAGTCTCGAAACGAAACTTCCGCCCACTCGTTTCTTGAGAATTTATAAACAATACATCATCAACTTGGAAAAACTTTCGCATCTTCAAAGCGACAACATGGGAAATTATTCCGTGTATCTCAAAGACGAGGAAGAAACCCAACTGCCCGTGGGAAGAAAATACATTTCGAAGATCAAGGAGCTTCTATAACTTAAGTATAGAATGTTTTTGTATGGTCGCCTAACGCGGTAATTCTCCCGAAAGTCGCTTTCGTTTTTACCCTCTCAATTCACCGAAAACCATTTCGATTCGCAACAAATCCCTTCCGGCGTTGACCTTCTATTTTTTGCGGGTTAACATGTCGAATTCGATCTTAGATCGTACGGGGATCCTATCGGTTCTTCGTAAGAGGATCGTCTTCCGTTCTTATGAAAAGAGACTCCAAAACAAAAACGAAACTGGTCGTTCGAGTCAATCGGATCGACATCTCGGGGGATCTGCTTCTTCCTAAAAATAGGGAATCGCTCGTGATCTTGGTTCTCGGGGAAAGGGGAGAAAAATACAAGGAAAGATTCGATCAACTTCGCAAGACCTTACACGAACACGGTGTTGCGACCCTTTTTATATCGGAACTTCTGACCGAGGATGAAAAAAGAATCTCCGCCAATCGTTTCGACGAATCGTTGTTAGCCGATCGTCTCATAGGCGTTACGAGGCAATTGAGAATTCTCCCCGAAACCAAGGATTTACGATACGCTTACTTAAGTCTTTCGAACGTTTCCGAACGGATCTTCCGCGCGGCCTTCGCTTTAAAAGACGAGATCGAGAGTCTCGTTTTGATCGGGGACGGTCCCCTTCCTTTGAACGTTGTTTTCAGTCACGCCTCGGTGTTGAACATCGTAGGCGCGCTCGACTTTCGTACGATCGCGACCAATCAGATTCTTTTAAATCGAATCGACACTCCGATCAAACGGCTGTATTCGATTCCGGGTTCTCCCGGTCATTTCGACGAACCGCAGAAATGGGAAATGGTTTCGAACGTTGTTCTTCGTTGGTTTGCCGATCCTAAACGAAGAATTTTGGAATTCGCCGAATAAACGAAACGAAACGAAGCGATGAGGATAAGGACTGGAAGGATCGCGCCAAGCGAAGATCGACGTTCGAAAGATAGGAAACGGGCCGGAAACTTTTTATGAATTCCGGCCCGAGCGACTCAACAAATTATTTTTTCATCGAGCAGGTGTTGATTCCGAACACGGAATACAACGGACACCAACCCAACAAACCGGTTCCTAAAGGAACGAATCCAAAAACAATCATCCCCGTACCGAGTAACCCTTGCGTCATAGAACCGAAACCGATCAGACCGATACCGGCGGCCACTCTCAGAATTCGATCGATGTTTCCCTCGTTTATTTGCATGGTTTTGCTCCTATTCGTGTATCTTTCGAATCGACCCTCCCAATCCGATTTTCTCAACCGATTTCGCGTTTTGGGCGGAATGATATTTATCATCCCGATTTTTCTCCGCTGAATCCGCCGAAAACCGTCTCAATCCGCTTCATACCCCATCGCCCATTGACGGAACCCCTTATACGGGTTATCAATGAGCGCAGGGAAGGAGAACCCCATGAACGCATTAAAAATGAGCCCCGCGCCGATTTCGGAAAACGGATCGAAGGATAAAAAAGAACCGTTGCGATTGGTGGATTCCAATTCGGATCGTAAGAATCATCGCGCCTATGCGAAGGGCGAAATTTTATTTCGGGAAATGGAGAATTCTTCCGGCGTTTACGTGATTCTAAAAGGCGCGGTTCGATCCTATAGAACCGTTAAGAATTCGGACAAACAACAAACATTCAGAATTCATTATAAAGGAAGTTGGGTCGGACTTCGGGATACGTTCGGAGAGGGAAAACATCTTCACAACGCGGTCGCCTTGGAGGACACGGAGGTTCAATTCGTTTCCGAATCCGAGTTCAGACTTCTTTTGCAAACCGATTCGGAATTTAGAAACCAGGTTTTCGACAAGATCGCCTGCGAAAGCCGCGAAGCGGAAAATAAGATCTACTCGATGGGAACGCGTCACGTTCACGCTCAGGTCGCCGAATATCTTTTGGATCGAATGAAAGAGGAAGGTTCCGAAATCGAACTCGCGTTTACGAGAGAAGTTCTCGCTTCGATCATAGGAGTTACGACCGAGACGTTGGTCCGCACCTTGTCCGATCTGAAATGCAGAGGATGGATCGAAGTGGATAAGAAAAAGATCTGCGTTCGGGACGAGAACAATCTGGTTCGTTTGCTGGACTAAAGCGGAAGGATTTATACCGCATGAATCGACTGCGAGCCTATTTCAAAATTATTTCGGAATCCAGAAACGGTCGAATCGCGTCGTCAATCGTAGTTTTATTAATTATTATATTCGTATTTTATATTATAATCAAGCACGATCGAAAGGAATTCTCGCCCAAAATCGGGCCGATCGTCGAGCTCGTCTATTCCTTGGGAACCGTCAAGTCCGATCGGGTGTATCATCTCAAAATGGGAGTGACTTCCTCCATACGAAAACTTTTCGTCGAGGAGGGTCAGATCGTCCGAGAAGGTCAGCTTCTTCTCGTTTCCGACTCGGGCGCTACTTTCAACGCCTCGTTCGCAGGAACGGTAACCTCTCTTCCGTACCGCGAAGGAGAAGTGGTGATGCCCGGAACTCCTGTGCTCACGATCATGGATTTAAACAAAACCTACGTTCTTCTTTCTCTGGATCAGGATTCTATGTTACGAATTCGTACTGGACAAAGAGCCGAACTCAGTTTTGAAAATCTTCGCGGAACGAAACTCATCGGAAAAGTAAACCGGGTGTATCCTTCGGACGGACAATTTTTCGTTCGAGTCGACGTGGATTCTATGCCGGAAGGAGTTCTTCCCGAGATGACCGCGGATGTTGCCGTCGAAGTCGCGAAAAAGGAGAACGCTCTTTTGATTCCGGTTAAGGCGATCGAAAAAGGGAAAGTGCGCGTTAGACGAAACGGAAAGACATTCTGGACGGAAGCGAAGGTGGGAGCCATCGATGGAGAATGGTGCGAGGTTTTGGAAAACTCCATTCTCCCGAACGACACGATCTTTTTGGACGGAGAAAGGTAGAAGAGCCCGTGTTCTTTCTCGCGATCAGACAACTTCTCAAACGACCTCAACAGACTTTTCTCACCTTCTTGGGGATTCTACTCGGTACTGCGGGTTACGTTGTGTTCTCGGGCATGATGCTCGGCTTTCAGGAATACATCACGGATCAACTCGTGAACAACGACGCGCAGATTCGGATTTCTCCCCGCGACGAGGTTTTGAAAGAGGAAAGTTTTAGAGGAGTTTTTTATCCGGATTTTTATATCCGTTGGATCAATCCTCCTTCGGGGAAAACGGATTCCACTCAGTTGACGAACGTGAAGGGTTGGTTTTTAAAACTCGATCGGGATGAACGAGTGGAGGCATATGCTCCTCAGTTGAATCGACAATTGATTTTTAAATTCGGAAAACAAACCCTGCCCGGAAAGTTGTTGGGTATCGATCCGGTTCGTCAAATGCGCGTGACTACGATCGGCAAATACGTGGTGAAGGGAAACCTTCGGGATTTGGATCGAGGCGGAGATACGGTTTTTGCCGGTTCCGGAATCTTGGATAAGTTGGGAGCCGGAGCGGGCGATACGCTTCAGATCGTTTCTCCGAACGGAAGTATTTCCAACGTCAAGGTGGGGGGAGTGTTCCGAGTCGGAAACAGAATGATAGACGATACCACGGTGTATGCATCTCTTCGAAGTGTACAAAGAATCACACAATCCAACGGAGTGATTTCGGAAATCGCAATTCGATTGAAGGACGTTTCCAAGGCCGCAGAAATCGCGACCGAATGGTCCTTTCTTACGAGGGACAAAGTGCAGAGTTGGGATCAGGCCTATGAAAGTATATTAGCCGTATTCAAAACCCAGAATATAGTTAGGAACACAACGACCTTTACGATCATTTTAGTAGTCGCATTTGGAATATACAATGTTTTGAATATGGTTGTGAACCATAAAAAAAGGGAGATCGCCATTCTAAGATCCGTGGGTTTC
This genomic stretch from Leptospira kmetyi serovar Malaysia str. Bejo-Iso9 harbors:
- a CDS encoding PAS domain S-box protein, which gives rise to MSQKESNRMSGKLETLEFLSGLYGESVSLSVTLSKILERISRNFSAIYGQAWIRSGSDGLILESQFVPDSIETLRSAQIFPNTNLYELLSRPATESVRIVGNIDILEGLSASSILKERVFEIEILPIAFEDRTLGVFVLFIPKVQTETGATTATSATKQVASNSTEERSGAISDWIRYYGGLISEKILRRSLQESEGRMRKVLENMPILFMAVDSSFRFVSWNHECERVIGYSETEVLGREGFLQTELLKEPNASSLKMDSEIFESDFKNWELELLAKDGKTKTILLSNLSSEFSLPGWEKWFVGVDITHTKEIERELKGSLKELSDFQTALNAVSIVAFTDRAGTIIYVNQNFCNISGYSRDELLGQNHRIVNSGYHSKEFFKDLWKTISGGKIWKGEIKNKAKDGRFYWVDTTISPILDDKGKPYQYLAIRNDITERKETEEKARHAENNLKTLQDRMSPHFLFNTLSIIHSYLQTNSELADSAILMLADNYRFLTDQANKPLVPFDVEWEFMENYLKLLKLRFSDFIDVKIEKVGNFGKCQLPPLTLQPIVENSYLHGLRNKKGRGTIHVQAFIEGSKTHILIRDDGVGLKSETIHSRTLANISDRLKFYLYDSEVKMENHPDGGTIVTVTFDKPNNEKLSDVIVDGKHE
- a CDS encoding LytR/AlgR family response regulator transcription factor; translation: MANTNKEWRTVIVEDEAPTRELLVNFCLSRPELKLCKVAKDGEEALEYLQSETVDLAFFDINLPLLSGLEILERLEISPYVIFITALRDKAIDAFELGAIDYLLKPFSKERFFKAVDRAIQFLEKTAEPAPRNVFNEHGLFILEKENHFLIPYKDINYISSRDNFSLVHTDAREYVTYKSLKSLETKLPPTRFLRIYKQYIINLEKLSHLQSDNMGNYSVYLKDEEETQLPVGRKYISKIKELL
- a CDS encoding YgaP family membrane protein; translation: MQINEGNIDRILRVAAGIGLIGFGSMTQGLLGTGMIVFGFVPLGTGLLGWCPLYSVFGINTCSMKK
- a CDS encoding Crp/Fnr family transcriptional regulator, with the protein product MNALKMSPAPISENGSKDKKEPLRLVDSNSDRKNHRAYAKGEILFREMENSSGVYVILKGAVRSYRTVKNSDKQQTFRIHYKGSWVGLRDTFGEGKHLHNAVALEDTEVQFVSESEFRLLLQTDSEFRNQVFDKIACESREAENKIYSMGTRHVHAQVAEYLLDRMKEEGSEIELAFTREVLASIIGVTTETLVRTLSDLKCRGWIEVDKKKICVRDENNLVRLLD
- a CDS encoding efflux RND transporter periplasmic adaptor subunit, with protein sequence MNRLRAYFKIISESRNGRIASSIVVLLIIIFVFYIIIKHDRKEFSPKIGPIVELVYSLGTVKSDRVYHLKMGVTSSIRKLFVEEGQIVREGQLLLVSDSGATFNASFAGTVTSLPYREGEVVMPGTPVLTIMDLNKTYVLLSLDQDSMLRIRTGQRAELSFENLRGTKLIGKVNRVYPSDGQFFVRVDVDSMPEGVLPEMTADVAVEVAKKENALLIPVKAIEKGKVRVRRNGKTFWTEAKVGAIDGEWCEVLENSILPNDTIFLDGER
- a CDS encoding ABC transporter permease; translated protein: MFFLAIRQLLKRPQQTFLTFLGILLGTAGYVVFSGMMLGFQEYITDQLVNNDAQIRISPRDEVLKEESFRGVFYPDFYIRWINPPSGKTDSTQLTNVKGWFLKLDRDERVEAYAPQLNRQLIFKFGKQTLPGKLLGIDPVRQMRVTTIGKYVVKGNLRDLDRGGDTVFAGSGILDKLGAGAGDTLQIVSPNGSISNVKVGGVFRVGNRMIDDTTVYASLRSVQRITQSNGVISEIAIRLKDVSKAAEIATEWSFLTRDKVQSWDQAYESILAVFKTQNIVRNTTTFTIILVVAFGIYNVLNMVVNHKKREIAILRSVGFDEGDTIRLFIIQGLLLGFLGAVCGLIVGALACYVLDGYPIGGSPGKSQVMVNAMKISWNYSIYLMAFSLSVATSGIAAYIPARSASKLSPVEIIRGSA